Proteins encoded by one window of Eremothecium cymbalariae DBVPG#7215 chromosome 1, complete sequence:
- a CDS encoding uncharacterized protein (similar to Ashbya gossypii AAL028W) produces MSDSAQSIKVLGELFEKLSVATADNREATAVEIASFLNGNIIEHDVPEEFFNNLAKSVNDKKTAAAALETLCHIANENNLSPSVEPYVVDLVPAVCAKTGDKNSEIQNLASKALLAITKSIDPVAVKVILPYLLKSLGTTSKWQEKVSVLAAISALVDTAKTQVALRMPELIPVLSEAMWDTKKDVKQAATATMTKATETVDNKDIERFIPKLIECIADPQEVPETVHLLGATTFVAEVTPATLSIMVPLLNRGLAERETSIKRKAAVIIDNMCKLVEDPQVVAPFLEKLLPGLKNNFATIADPEAREVTLRGLKTLRRVGNVSDDDTLPEVSHAGDVTTTRSVFDELTKDTTIEPRFAPVVNYIAGIAADLIDERIIDQQAWFTHVTPYMTVFFHEKQSKDIIDEFRKRAVDNIPVGPNFDDEEDEGEDLCNCEFSLAYGAKILLNKTQLRLKRARRYGLCGPNGAGKSTLMRAIANGQVDGFPSQDECRTVYVEHDIDGTHSDTSVVDFVYQGNVGTKEIIVGKLKEFGFSTEMIEMPIMSLSGGWKMKLALARAVLKNADILLLDEPTNHLDTVNVAWLVNYLNTCGITSIIVSHDSGFLDKVCQYIIHYEGLKLRKYKGNLSEFVKKCPTAKSYYELGASELEFSFPEPGYLEGVKTKQKAIVKVSNMSFQYPGTSKPQIADINFQCSLSSRIAVIGPNGAGKSTLINVLTGELLPTSGEVYTHENCRIAYIKQHAFAHIEHHLDKTPSEYIQWRFQTGEDRETMDRANRQLNENDAESMNKIFKIDGTPRRIAGIHSRRKFKNTYEYECSFMLGENLGMKSERWVPMMSVDNAWLPRGELIESHAKMVAEVDMKEALASGQFRPLTRKEIEEHCAMLGLEAELVSHSRIRGLSGGQKVKLVLAACTWQRPHLIVLDEPTNYLDRDSLGALSKALKAFAGGVIIITHSAEFTKDLTEEVWAVKDGLMTPSGHNWVSGQGSGPRIEKKDDEEDKFDAMGNKIAGGKKKKKLSSAELRKKKKERMKKKKELGDAYVSSDDEF; encoded by the coding sequence ATGTCTGACTCTGCTCAATCCATCAAGGTTCTAGGTGAATTGTTCGAAAAGTTGTCTGTGGCGACAGCTGACAACAGAGAGGCTACTGCTGTTGAAATTGCCTCATTCTTGAATGGTAACATTATTGAACATGATGTTCCAGAAGAgtttttcaataacttAGCGAAATCTGTTAATGACAAGAagactgctgctgcagctTTGGAGACGCTTTGTCACATCGCTAATGAGAATAACTTGTCTCCATCAGTTGAGCCATATGTTGTTGATTTAGTTCCGGCTGTGTGTGCTAAGACTGGTGATAAGAACTCTGAGATCCAAAATCTAGCATCTAAGGCTTTGTTAGCCATCACTAAGAGTATTGACCCTGTTGCTGTTAAGGTTATCTTGCCATATTTGCTAAAGTCTTTAGGGACAACTAGCAAGTGGCAAGAGAAGGTTTCTGTTTTGGCAGCTATTTCAGCTTTGGTTGATACTGCGAAGACCCAGGTTGCTCTACGTATGCCTGAGTTGATTCCAGTCTTGTCCGAGGCTATGTGGGATACCAAGAAGGACGTCAAGCAAGCAGCTACTGCGACGATGACCAAGGCTACTGAGACTGTTGATAACAAGGATATTGAACGTTTCATTCCTAAGTTGATCGAATGTATTGCTGATCCTCAAGAAGTTCCAGAAACCGTTCATTTGCTAGGTGCTACTACTTTTGTGGCTGAGGTTACTCCAGCTACCTTGTCTATAATGGTTCCATTGTTAAACAGAGGTTTGGCTGAAAGGGAAACCTCTATTAAGCGTAAGGCAGCTGTTATTATTGACAACATGTGTAAATTGGTCGAGGACCCACAAGTTGTTGCTCCTTTCTTGGAGAAATTGCTACCAGGCTTGAAGAACAACTTTGCTACTATTGCTGACCCAGAAGCTCGTGAAGTTACTTTGAGGGGTTTGAAGACCTTGAGAAGAGTTGGTAATGTTAGTGACGATGATACTCTACCAGAAGTTTCCCATGCTGGTGATGTCACTACTACTAGAAGTGTTTTTGACGAGTTGACCAAGGATACTACTATTGAGCCAAGATTTGCTCCAGTTGTTAACTACATTGCTGGTATTGCCGCCGACTTGATTGACGAGAGAATCATTGACCAACAGGCTTGGTTCACTCACGTGACTCCTTACATGACCGTCTTCTTCCACGAGAAACAGTCCAAGGACATAATTGACGAGTTCAGAAAGAGAGCTGTTGACAACATCCCAGTTGGTCCAAactttgatgatgaggaagacGAAGGTGAGGACTTGTGTAACTGTGAGTTCTCTTTGGCTTATGGTGCCAAGATCTTGTTGAATAAGACTCAATTGAGATTGAAGAGAGCCAGAAGATATGGTCTATGTGGTCCAAATGGTGCCGGTAAATCCACTTTGATGAGAGCCATTGCTAACGGTCAAGTTGACGGTTTCCCATCTCAAGATGAATGTAGAACTGTTTATGTCGAGCACGATATTGATGGCACACACTCTGATACCTCAGTTGTTGACTTTGTTTACCAAGGTAACGTTGGTACTAAAGAGATTATTGTTGGTAAGTTGAAGGAGTTCGGTTTCTCTACTGAAATGATTGAAATGCCAATCATGTCATTATCTGGTGGTTGGAAAATGAAGTTGGCTTTGGCAAGAGCTGTCTTGAAAAACGCCGACATCTTATTGTTGGATGAACCAACTAACCATTTGGATACCGTTAATGTTGCTTGGTTGGTCAACTATTTGAACACCTGTGGCATTACTTCCATCATTGTCTCACACGACTCTGGTTTCTTGGACAAGGTTTGTCAATACATTATTCACTACGAGGGTTTGAAGTTGAGAAAGTATAAGGGTAACTTATCTGAGTTTGTAAAGAAGTGTCCAACCGCCAAATCTTACTATGAATTGGGTGCTTCTGAATTGGAGTTCAGCTTCCCAGAGCCAGGTTACTTGGAAGGTGTTAAGACGAAACAAAAGGCTATCGTCAAGGTTTCCAACATGTCCTTCCAATACCCAGGTACCTCAAAACCACAAATCGCTGATATTAACTTCCAATGTTCTTTGTCATCTAGAATTGCTGTCATTGGTCCAAATGGTGCTGGTAAGTCTACATTGATTAACGTGTTGACTGGTGAATTATTGCCAACCAGCGGTGAAGTTTACACTCACGAAAACTGTAGAATCGCTTACATTAAGCAACACGCCTTTGCTCACATTGAACACCATTTGGACAAGACTCCATCTGAATATATCCAGTGGAGGTTCCAAACTGGTGAAGACAGAGAGACTATGGATAGAGCTAACAGACAActtaatgaaaatgatgcTGAGTCAATGAACAAGATTTTCAAGATTGACGGCACCCCAAGAAGAATTGCCGGTATCCACTCCAGAAGAAAGTTCAAAAACACATACGAGTACGAATGCTCTTTCATGCTAGGTGAAAACCTTGGTATGAAGTCTGAAAGATGGGTTCCAATGATGTCTGTTGACAACGCTTGGTTGCCAAGAGGTGAGTTGATTGAATCTCACGCCAAGATGGTTGCTGAGGTTGATATGAAGGAAGCTTTGGCTTCTGGTCAATTCAGGCCATTAACAAGAAAAGAGATTGAAGAACACTGTGCTATGTTGGGTTTGGAAGCTGAATTGGTTTCCCACTCTAGGATAAGAGGTTTGTCTGGTGGTCAAAAAGTTAAATTGGTGTTGGCCGCTTGTACCTGGCAAAGACCTCACTTGATCGTCTTGGATGAACCTACTAACTACTTGGATAGAGACTCATTGGGTGCTTTGTCCAAGGCCTTGAAGGCGTTCGCTGGTGGTGTCATCATTATTACCCACTCTGCAGAATTCACAAAGGATTTGACTGAAGAAGTCTGGGCCGTTAAGGATGGTTTAATGACTCCATCTGGTCACAACTGGGTTAGTGGACAAGGTTCTGGTCCAAGAATTGAGAAgaaagatgatgaagaagacaaATTTGACGCTATGGGTAATAAGATTGCCGGTggtaagaagaagaagaagttgtcTTCTGCTGAActaaggaagaagaagaaggaaagaatgaagaagaagaaggaattgGGCGATGCTTACGTTTCCTCTGATGACGAATTCTAA
- the RCK2 gene encoding serine/threonine protein kinase RCK2 (similar to Ashbya gossypii AAL029W) translates to MHSLGIVHRDIKPENLLFEPIDYIPGKRELRKSDNPQTKQEEGLFRLNIGGGGIGVVKLADFGLSKQIFATNTTTPCGTVGYTAPEVVKDERYSMKVDMWGIGCVLYTVLCGFPPFYDEKIDVLTELISKGQYTFLRPWWDEISPGAKMAVRKLLEVDPEKRYDIDEFLNDPWLNTYDCESGPAQEQQIKHHRHNHTRKPYKRDSSLLYSPAAVAMRDAFDISNAVQREGEAKRSSPGDHLLGALHEDDEESGPTGFKEIENNMFQLRLNSSTIIKRRNKGKSSPDNLNMIIPMTVEEI, encoded by the coding sequence ATGCATTCACTTGGCATAGTCCATCGAGACATCAAGCCTGAAAACTTGTTATTTGAACCGATTGATTACATACCTGGCAAGCGGGAGTTAAGGAAATCTGATAACCCTCAAACCAAACAGGAGGAGGGTCTCTTCCGGCTCAACATTGGCGGCGGTGGCATCGGAGTCGTCAAACTTGCGGACTTTGGTTTGTCCAAGCAGATCTTTGCTACAAACACCACCACTCCATGCGGAACTGTCGGATATACCGCCCCTGAAGTTGTCAAAGACGAGCGTTATTCGATGAAGGTTGACATGTGGGGTATCGGCTGTGTCCTCTACACGGTTCTCTGTGGATTCCCTCCATTCTACGATGAAAAGATCGATGTGCTAACTGAACTCATTTCCAAAGGACAGTACACTTTCCTCAGGCCGTGGTGGGATGAGATCAGTCCCGGGGCTAAAATGGCTGTACGTAAACTGCTAGAAGTCGACCCTGAAAAACGTTACGACATCGACGAGTTCCTTAATGACCCTTGGCTCAACACCTACGACTGCGAGTCCGGCCCCGCTCAAGAACAACAGATCAAACACCATCGTCACAACCACACTCGAAAACCCTACAAAAGGGACTCTTCTTTACTCTACtctcctgctgctgttgcaaTGCGCGACGCCTTTGATATCTCAAACGCTGTACAGCGTGAGGGCGAAGCCAAACGCAGTTCACCAGGTGACCACCTCTTAGGCGCCCTCCAtgaagacgatgaagaGTCTGGTCCTACCGGtttcaaagaaattgaaaataacaTGTTCCAACTCCGTCTGAATAGTAGTACTATTATAAAACGAAGAAACAAGGGTAAGTCTTCGCCAGATAATCTCAATATGATCATTCCAATGACGGTTGAGGAAATCTAA